ccgtgactgcgtgggttccctccgggtactcgggcttcctcccatgcaacaggcagagcttatataacgtaatagtgcaaaatcaactttcaaaaaacaaacaaaaaaacatcagtggtatattaaatacaatttaattaaaaaaaatgattgcctcttttctatttgcagctttctgaggtaaatatcaacattaactttttccacaggctaataaattcgaaaatgaaacaaaaattaggttggcggggtttggtggtagcgggggtgtatattgtagcattccggtagagttagtgctgcaagggatcctggttatttgttctgttgtgtttatgttgtgttacggtgcgggtgttctcccgaaatgtgttttgtcattcttgtttggtgtgggttcacagtgtggcgcatatttgtaacaatgttaaagttgtttatacggacatcctcagtgtgacctgtatggctgttgaccaagtatgtgtatgtgaaaaccgcatatattatgtgacttggccagcacgctgtttatatggaggaaaagaggacgtgacggcatgttgtagaggacgctaaaggcagtcgctccctatattgttgtccgggtggaaattgggagaatggttgtccagggagattttcgggaagggcactaaacttcgggagtctcccgggaaaatcgggagggttggcaagtatgagtattagcggtgaatgtggtgttaccggctggccagctctaatgttaatttgatattgcctcaagggccaaatgaaattaaacggcgggccaaatttggcccgcgggccagagtttgacacccatgatttacatCCTTATCCctagtggatcattaaagtttgtctaagtctaagaaatattctcctgaacaaaatttgtgattttacaaaaataaagaattatttttttcaggaaatgatttattttggttttagaaaaaaaaaagaataaagtcaTATTATTTAGCAAAAAAGAAACTCTTTGAAGAGAAaagtattttgtttttctttgttttaatagTTTCAGCTACACAAAAATTAAGTtgcattttacagattttttttgtcaaaattacaagatttaaattgtattttcttcaatacattttaaatgaataaagaaaaaagaaaacaagagCAAGACAGATTTTCTGCAAAATTAATAATCTCAAGAGGATAGAGTCAAatttttttcaaggaaaaaaacccACAATCTTGCAAGAATGAAAGTAATAATGTTGTAATCTTTTTGGGGGGGTGGGACGTGGTGTCTAAATTTACAAGAATAttgagatcttttttttttcagaataaaaGTCTCAAGTAATACAATAGTAAACACAGTATAGACCAAAagtgtggacacaccttctcattcaatgcattttcgttattttcatgactatttacgttgtacattgtcactgaaggcatcaaaactatgaatgaacacatgaggaaCTATATACTTaacacaaaaaaggtgaaataactgaaacatgtttcatattctagtttTTCTTTAAGATAGCCAGCCTTTCCACTTATTATTGCTTTgcatactcttggcattctctcaatgaccTTCGAGAGGtaatcacctgaaatggttttcacttcacaggtgtgcttaaagctaatcgagagaatgccaagagtgtgcaaagcagtaatcagagcaaagggtggctattttgaagaaactagaatataaaaattttttttagtcatttcacctttttctattaagtacataactccacatgtgttcaatcATAGTCTTGAtatcttcagtgacaatctacaatgtaaatagtcatgaaaataaagaaaatgcatgtaACGAGAAGGTGTAtttaaacttttggcctgtactgtatatattcttAATTCTTGTAGTTTGACAACTCTCTTCGGATGCAAGGCGTTGAAGTTGCGTGTTCCAAACAGTATGCACTGTGACCGTGTAGTTGTGTGGCGCTCCTTACCTTTCCTGCATTGGTGGAGATGGAGCTTGCTAAAATACCCTCCAGGTAGCTGCTGAGACTCACACCCTTTACAGAAATGATGGCTTCTTGTGTCAGGATTGTTCTATCAAAGACAAGTCATTTGCTTTAGAAATCACCAGGACAGCTTTGTGCCTTTTCATTCATCCACTCGTTCGAACGTACTTGTCAGCGTCGTCTGGGTGAGGTTTGTAGGTCAACTTCTCGTCCACTGACACCAGGTTGGTGAAAGTGATCTGCAGTAAAAAGAGGAGCATGAAAAGTGGTCCGACCAGACTCAAAACCGCACGCTGCGGCTGTGCGACAAGCAAGTCCACATTCCCGGACTAACAATATAGAGCTGCATGATTATATTcataataagtgaagtgaagtgaattatatttatatagcgcttttctctatcgactcaaagcgcttttacatagtgaaacccaatatctaagttacatttaaaccagtgtgggtggccctgggagcaggtgggtaaagtgtcttgcccaaggacacaagggcagtgactaggatggcggaagcgggaatcgaacctgcaaccctcaagttgctggcacggccgctctatcaaccgagctatgccgccccaggtaTGATATGAATTggaaaaggggtagaattaaataagccTGGCTTTTTCCTTctcctttttggacattttgTAAAGCGAAATGCTAAtacccgtatttttcggactgtaaaaggcgtacttaaaatcctttcattttctcaaaactcaacagtgcgccttatgacaaggtgcgcctaatgtaagtaATATGTTCGGTTGAGCTTACctacctcgaagcaattttatttggtatatggtgaaatgataagtgttcgagtttgagtttatttggaacatgcaagaataaaacatgattcatcacaatttccagtttgtcttttcaacatgtacgaaaaggagtaggaagaagcagagcttatttaatcctaccccttttcttttacataacagttgctaaaacttttgttcacttccggtTCTTattgtattcacaatatactccataagtaatcccaataaaaataaataaataattggtgaactaagttatattccatacgatgagataagtaagattatttggagaatgaaagaatggatggatgaaaaaattcagaatgtttatcatggttgttcttcttctttgtacttcaccagtagatggcagtcaaacataagagatatgttggggacggcatggcgcagttgggagagtggccgtgccagcaacctgagggttcctggttcactccccaccttctaccaaccttgtcacgcctgttgtgtccttgagcaagacacttcacccttgttcctgatggttcgtggttagggccttgcatggcagctcccgccatcagtgtgtgaatgtgtgtgtgtgtatgggtgaatgtggaaatagtgtcaaagcgctttgagtaccttgaaggtagaaaagcgctatacaagtataacccatttaccataacccATAAGTGTAGGCCGCGCCGTTTGATGTgattcaacatatgagtattattatggagtgtgtataaggtaagacatgttatctgccattttgtttcgcaatattatgcaaaagcaacactTCTTGCCTGctcatctgtatttgggatctgcataaatcctgaaaaattgcacgagtCCTCTTTTGTATTCCGTGCCGACACcaaagtcgataagcttcttctttttctctatcttcttaagggttggaattgggggttccatcaccataaatgatccccgggcgcggcaccgctgctgtccactactcccctcacctcccagggggtgatcaagggtgatgggtcaaatgcagagaataatttcgccacacctagtatgtgtgtgtgtgacaatcattggtactttaactttcttgtCAAgtggcattcatcctctgcttttgccatttctaatacaaagtagtgtaaagttctcccttatatctgtcagtaaactcgccatgaaaatgctaaaacataccggtgtattgagtttacattattcacccaagcaactttagttattaaagttccggtcggacgggttTTTCCCAGGAGACATCACCGGTGTTGTTtttggatgaggagatgctgctctgttattgatttaagtaaagtctgaatgatattaaaagagttagctccatcttttgacacttcttccactcccgtccttgcacgctacaacaaagatgacggggagaagaagctgccgaagttgagccacgtaaataagatcggccacaaaacggcgcatccggaagcgactgtcagataGCGGCTTGAACACGATCTGTAAAAtttaatctatgcaacattttgaccaaagaaccaccattacatcttatgtagaccacaagaaagtgttttccatttagaaaaaaataataatatgacccctttaatgcgccctatacaGTAATTctgtgaaaaaagatcaaaaatagaccattcatcagcagtgcgccttataatctggtacgccctttggtccggaaaatacggtatatcacgCCAGCGACTGAGGAGACCCCTTCTCTTAATCTTAAAGTTGGATCTGGAAGGGTTGATCACCATGAAGACAAAATAAGTTTTCTTCCAAGGTTTTATTTACTAAAATACTTAATTAGATTGCACAGACAGCTCTCAGATGTACAGTGTTTTCAGACATAATTACTGTtacaatatactgtataatactaatccatccatccattttctaccgcctgtccctttttggggtcgctggagcctatcagctgcattctggtggaaggcggcgtacaccctggacaaatgtcaattcatcgcagggcataatactaatatgacttttttttttattaaagaataTACCTTGGGCACCCCAGCTTTAAACTACGACCACTactacaaaaatgtaaaaaaagtgtCTTTTGACACCATCATTCAAAACCGAGCATCTTTGTATCAAAAGGCATATATACTCACGTTTGAAGACTGAAGCTCAAAACTCTTCTGTTGGGGATCGACCACAGAGTGCTCCTCAATGTATGTGCATGACCGCGTGTTGCCAATGATCTGTCCACAAACACAACGTTTCATTACCATAAGAGATGTCCTTCTGTGACACTGCAGCACACTGAAATTCAacgtgtatttttttcttttatatcagtggttctcaaatgggggtacgcgtactcctgggggtacttgaaggtatgcgaaGTGATACGTGAAATTTCtaacaaatattctaaaaatagaaaaaatttaaaaatcctttataaatatatttattgaataatacttcaacaaaatatgaatgtaagttcataaactgtgaaaagaaatgcaacaatgcaatattcagtgttgacagctcagtgtttcccacaggtcaggcatctatttggcGGGCAGGGGGTAGGTGGgtgttttggggggggggggggatcatgGGGTGGGTGTCAGGGTTGGCagtggcggcggcgatgaccaaaaagaacgcggagttggaatataattacaacactttatgtacatatttatatacatatttatataatatgtaactacagctccattcacagacagagtcccattacttttaggagcggtcgagcgagtcaaaagccgaaaaaaaaaattaataaataaataaaaataatattttatttgtggcggccgtaattctttcgtggcgggccgccacaaataaacgaatgtgtgggaaaccctgcagctatattttttgtggacatgttccataaatattgatgttaaagatttctttttttgtaaataaaatgtttagaattaagttcctgaatctagatggatttctattacaatctccaaagagggcactttaagttgatgattacttctctgtgtagaaatctttatttataattgaatcacttgttttttttttccaacaagtttttagttatttttatatctttttttccaaatagttcaagaaagaccactacaaatgagcaatatttagcactgttatacaatttaataaatcagaaactgatgacatagtgctgtattttacttctttatctctttttgtcaaccaaaaatgctttgctccgattagggggtatttgaattgaaaaaaatgttcacagggggtacatcactgaaaaaaggttgagaaccactgttttatatTATTCTCTCAGGCGATTGTGGCCATGGGGCGGATCAATAATCtgattggttggaaaaaaaaaaagtcatgaaaTCAGTTCAATACAACTCTTCTATGTTAAcatttaattaaataataatGTAATGAATTATAAGTCTATAAattaatattttaattatttatttaatctaGGGGAAACCCTGCTACTGACTGAGGCAGGAATTAAGACGGCTATTCATAGACGCCGTCAGAGACGAAAAGCACATCCTTGGAGGTCTGCGCTTAAGGACAGCGGCTGATTGGATAACATGTTCAGACACAGCATTGGCACTCTCCAGCTGGTCGTCTTTTCAGAGGTCACAAGATTTGCGGAACAGCGGGGGTAAACAAAATTTGAAGGCCCCTCTCGTTCTCGTGACCCGTCGGAACATGGCGTCATGGGTTGTAGCTTAGCCGTGACAAAAATGGCTACCATGTCCCAGCCGGGGAGCCGAGACAGAAATAGCATTGTGAGCTACGGTCATTCAACCTGTGTGTGGCAACACAAGGTGACCATTGTTGACGAGCCACTTGTTTCACAAGGCGCTTCTTTTAATAAATATTGCATGACTGAAGCTGATCATATTAGATTTACTTACGGATTTGACGATGGATGGAAGACCCCACTCTGTGCTGAGAAGCCTTTTGCTGTGGAGGCGCCCATGCGGGTCGACGCAGCGGTCCAAAACATCCACCCCGATGACGCTGGTATTCATGGGATTGGGGTACTTCTGCATAGCAGCCTTGGTCACCGTCTCCCATGGGTGACTAtaatatcaataaataaatacatacatacattaagtagtcctttttttttaaacaaatgacTAACATTATATCATTATTAAATTATTTAGATTCTTGAAAGCAATATTTCCTTTATGTCTAGTTACAGTAATATATTGATACAAATAAATATTCctgcaattagagatgtccggtaatggctttttttgccaatatctgatattccgatattgtccaactcttaattaccgatatcaaccgataccggcatacacagtcgtggaattaagacattattatgccttattttgttgtgaagccctactggatgcattaaacaatgtaacaatgttttccaaaataaatcaacttgagttatggaaaaaaatgccaacatggcactgccatatttattaatgaagtcacaaagtgcattattttttttaactagcaTCAAATCAGCAGTTTggcatttgggacatgctctccctgagagagcattaggaggttgaggtggaggtatattgtagtgtcccggaagagagagtgctgcaagggattctgggtatatgttctgttgtgattatgttgtgttacgatgcggatgttctcccgaaatgtgttagtcattcaggtttggtgtggtttcacaatgtggcgcatatttgtaacagtgttaaagatgtttatatggtcaccctctgtgtgacctgtatggctgttgaccaagtatgccttgcatttacttgagtgcctttaaggtttattggcgttctgtacttctccctaggtCCGTGTACACGgcagcgttttttttatttatttactttttgaaaccgataccgataatttccgatgttccattttaaagcatttatcggccgatatcagcagtccgatattatcgaacatctctacaTTGCATTATGCCTAACATTTTTTACTTTAAGTAAggtaattttatttatataggacTTGTCACAGAGCGAGCTCACAAATTGCTTCACATGGTTAAAATGCAAATAGTGCAATCAAAAAAGCGCACTATTAAGCATGATGCAACTACAGAACAATTCATGGCCGGATAAAATAATCAATATGATATTGACATGCATtgataagacatgcacctggggataggttgattggcaacactaaattggccctagtgtgtgaatgttgtctgtctgtctgtctgtgtgttggccctgtgatgaggtagcgacttccgcccaaatgcagctgagataggctccatccaGCACCCCTTGTGATCCCGAAAGggaaaaggagtcggaagaatatgatattgaaaattataaaacataatatataaaataatgaaaGGTGTGAATGTGTTTTAATGTCTAGCTTGTGTAAGACCGTTTGAGTTATCCTCACATTTTCTCTACAAACACATAAATATCATAAAGACCTGCAGGGTATAATTTGACGGATTCCCTTTGCATGAGCACATCAGACAAATATTCTatggttttctttgtttatttaataatcaCTCAGATTGGATTTAAAGTCAATAACAAAATTAGCTCTGATATGTAAAGCAATCAACCCTGAACCAAAATTGATTCCCAGCAACTCTTTGAAGCATCAAACAggttttttataataataataataatattaataataatacattttatttggtatagcgcttttcatagCACTTAAAGACGCTTCAtagcaggagtcgggaacctttttggctgatagAGCTATGAAATTcgaatattgtaaaatgtatttccgtaagagccatatatctgttctaacactgaatacaatgcgtgcatttttaagtaagacaaacatttttagagtataataagtattttattctttttaataacattgttattctgaagctaaccagtTATAAATAAAAAACTTATTTCCAATAATGCGACCCTCCTGTACCCTGAAGGACAGCTGGGGTTGGCTGAGCCACCCGTaaccttgaacaggtgcggtagaaaacggatggaaggattaaaatgcatgagaatgttttattatttgaacgttatttttaacactgttatttccagcctaattattcattacttatcgtgttaagcagtgtcagctaagatttatctgagagccagatacagttgtcaaaagagacacatcttgctcgcgagccataggttccctacccctgctttgtagtataaaaaacttaaaatatgaaaagtttatatgtagttatagtgtatatatatattctcgtTCTGTTTTGCATAttcttggagtcaacatgtgcatagtcatgtacatagtgtcatgtaatTAGTGTATATAACCcccccattttttgtatatatttatttttaaatcacctgacatgtatactgtgtatatgtacatcatttatacatttttttaacaattttctgtatacatgttacaggttgtatatattaaagttaaagtgcaaatgattgtcacacacacagtaggtgtggcaaaattattagtCTGCATTCGACCTATCACCtttcatcaccccctgggaggtgaggggatcagtgggTAGCAGTGGTGGCcgggcccgggaatcattttggcagCAGAGGTGGTCATGCCcggggatccatccatccatttttctaccgtttgtcccttttgggaggtgcttgagcttatctcagctgcattcgagcggtaggtggggtacaccctggacaagtcgccacttcatcgcagggccaacacagataaactcATTCACATacaagggaccatttagtgttgccaatcaacctatccccaggtgcatgtttttggcggtgggaggaagccggagtacccggagggaacccacgcagtcacggggagaacatgcaaacgacacacagaaagatcccgagcccgggattgaactcaggaccactCAGGACCTGTGTATTGTGAGGCGCATCCACTAACCCCTGTTGCACCGTGCTCATTTTGGTGAATTaacatattttaatatttaatgtatcaaatgtgatgaacatttaatgcagtggttctcaatcttttttcagtgatgtaccccctgtgaacatttttttaattcaagtaccccctaatcagagcaaggcatttttggttggaaaaaaatagataaagaagtaaaatacagcactttgtcatcagtttatgatttattaaattgtataaaagtgcaaaatattgctcattagtaatggtctttcttgaactatttggaaaaaaagatgtaaaaataactctaaacttgttgaaaaataaacaagtgattcaattataaataaagatttctacacaagtaatcatcaacttaatgtgccttatttggggattgtaatctggattcatgaacttaattctaaaaatttcttcacaaataagtaaatctttaacatcaatatttatggaacatgtccacaaaaaatctagctgtcaacactgaatattgcattgttgcatttcttttcacattaatattttgttgaagtattattcaataaatatatttataaaaggatttttgaattgttgctatttttacaatatttaaaaaaaaatctcatgtaccccttggcataccttcaaatacccccaggggtatgcgtacccccatttcagaaccactgatttaatggaccacaatggaaacaagccttttgccTTTtcgtgccatccatttgcctttttaaagcattacatggattcaaatctttaagatgtcaatagacttctcaatcaataaaaaaactaaacaataaaacattattaatatttttttaaataaataatttataaatatttattcaaaaaTCATAACATGAAGTTAATAAAATATCAGAATTAGactattttatattatattatattatagtaTAACCCcccgggggggttgcccacatatacggtcctctccaaggtttctcatagtcatcattgtcactgacgtcccacagggtgtcagtttttccttgcccttatgtgggctctaccgaggatgtcgttgtggtttgtgcagccctttgagataattgtagtttagggctatata
Above is a genomic segment from Nerophis ophidion isolate RoL-2023_Sa linkage group LG02, RoL_Noph_v1.0, whole genome shotgun sequence containing:
- the LOC133544083 gene encoding PRELI domain containing protein 3B-like, translating into MKIWTSEHIFNHPWETVTKAAMQKYPNPMNTSVIGVDVLDRCVDPHGRLHSKRLLSTEWGLPSIVKSIIGNTRSCTYIEEHSVVDPQQKSFELQSSNITFTNLVSVDEKLTYKPHPDDADKTILTQEAIISVKGVSLSSYLEGILASSISTNAGKGREAMEWVIRRLNTEIEELAATARGTIRSTPMAAAAISDQ